Proteins encoded within one genomic window of Nitrospina gracilis 3/211:
- a CDS encoding DUF503 domain-containing protein: protein MKVGCCAIKLFLHGNESLKGKRKIIRAIKDRVKNKFNISISEVGDQDVHQSIHLGIAAVSGDGPYVEGLMQQVVNFIDQMHLAEMTDYQIEVLNLGKG from the coding sequence ATGAAAGTGGGATGTTGCGCCATCAAATTGTTCCTGCACGGCAACGAATCGCTGAAAGGAAAGCGCAAGATCATCCGGGCCATCAAAGACCGGGTGAAAAACAAATTCAATATCAGCATCTCCGAGGTGGGCGACCAGGATGTGCACCAGAGCATCCACCTCGGCATTGCGGCGGTCAGTGGTGACGGTCCCTACGTGGAGGGCCTCATGCAACAGGTTGTCAACTTCATCGACCAGATGCACCTGGCCGAAATGACCGATTACCAGATAGAAGTCCTGAACCTCGGCAAAGGCTGA
- the rbfA gene encoding 30S ribosome-binding factor RbfA: MFRYKRSERVQELLLEELSKMVQHELKDPRIGFVTLTRIDLTDNLKHARVFVSIMGTDQVREESLKGLNSAKGFLRSQLGKRLYLKAIPELDFKLDASGDQVDRITQLLRQIHKDDDE, from the coding sequence ATGTTTCGCTACAAACGATCCGAACGGGTCCAGGAACTGCTCCTGGAAGAGTTGTCCAAAATGGTCCAGCACGAGCTGAAGGACCCGCGTATCGGCTTCGTAACGCTGACCCGGATCGACCTGACGGACAACCTGAAACATGCCAGGGTGTTCGTCAGCATCATGGGGACCGATCAGGTGCGGGAGGAAAGCCTGAAAGGGCTGAACAGCGCGAAGGGGTTTTTACGCAGCCAGCTGGGCAAGCGATTGTACCTGAAAGCGATTCCCGAACTGGATTTCAAACTGGATGCCTCCGGAGACCAGGTGGACCGCATCACCCAGCTGCTGAGGCAAATCCACAAAGACGACGATGAATAA
- the truB gene encoding tRNA pseudouridine(55) synthase TruB, with the protein MNKIINLYKPAGPTSFDMVRSVRRLLKVKKAGHIGTLDPLAEGVLPICLGQSTRVIQFLTPLTKVYRATMTLGVSTDTQDRQGKVLERRDPAGVTKEDVESLLARLVGPQKQVPPMYSAKKKNGIPLYKLARNGITIDRKPVDIRIHATEFIEKIDEKVHFRVHCSAGTYVRTLCHDIGETLGCGAHMSHLIREKVGEFDLESSLSLEELELAKEQGNLSTKLLQAEQALDFLPEIQVHPDRVQSIAHGRALTKAWVQHSPNRFGPGMNFRVTNEDNRLVAIVEPLVDQDRFINLEPDEIAFKLKRVLI; encoded by the coding sequence ATGAATAAAATCATCAACCTGTACAAGCCCGCCGGGCCCACCTCGTTCGACATGGTGCGGTCGGTCCGGCGTCTGCTGAAAGTCAAAAAAGCCGGACACATCGGCACCTTGGACCCCTTGGCCGAGGGCGTCCTGCCCATCTGCCTCGGCCAATCCACCAGGGTCATCCAGTTCCTGACTCCGCTGACCAAAGTGTACCGGGCGACGATGACCCTGGGTGTCAGCACCGACACACAGGACCGGCAGGGCAAGGTCCTGGAGCGTCGCGACCCCGCCGGGGTGACGAAAGAAGATGTGGAAAGCCTCCTGGCCCGCTTGGTGGGACCGCAGAAACAGGTACCGCCGATGTATTCGGCCAAAAAAAAGAATGGGATTCCCCTTTACAAATTGGCCAGAAATGGTATTACTATCGACAGAAAACCGGTGGATATCCGGATCCATGCCACCGAGTTTATCGAGAAGATCGACGAGAAGGTCCACTTTCGCGTGCATTGTTCCGCGGGGACCTATGTCCGCACCTTGTGTCATGATATCGGCGAAACGCTGGGGTGCGGCGCCCACATGTCGCACCTGATTCGGGAGAAGGTGGGCGAATTCGATTTGGAGTCTTCCCTGTCTTTGGAAGAACTGGAACTCGCCAAGGAACAAGGCAATCTTTCCACCAAACTCCTGCAAGCGGAACAGGCTCTGGATTTCCTTCCCGAAATTCAGGTCCATCCGGATCGAGTCCAATCCATTGCCCACGGCCGCGCCCTTACCAAGGCCTGGGTTCAGCATTCTCCCAACCGGTTTGGACCGGGAATGAATTTCCGTGTGACGAACGAAGACAACCGCCTCGTGGCCATCGTCGAGCCACTGGTGGATCAGGACCGGTTTATCAACCTGGAACCGGACGAAATTGCTTTTAAGCTCAAACGCGTTTTGATTTGA
- the rpsO gene encoding 30S ribosomal protein S15, whose product MALTKDKKQTIIEKYKVTEQDTGSSEVQIALLTERLNYLNDHFKTHGKDHHSRRGLIRIVNRRRKLLDYLKREDLERYQKIIQDLGIRR is encoded by the coding sequence ATGGCATTAACGAAGGATAAGAAACAAACCATCATTGAGAAGTACAAGGTAACCGAGCAGGACACCGGGTCTTCCGAGGTGCAGATCGCACTTTTGACCGAGCGCCTGAACTACCTGAACGACCACTTCAAAACCCACGGCAAGGACCATCATTCCCGCCGGGGTTTGATTCGTATCGTCAACAGGCGGCGCAAGCTTTTGGACTATTTGAAACGGGAAGACCTGGAACGATACCAGAAGATCATTCAGGATCTGGGTATCCGACGCTAA